In Armatimonadota bacterium, the sequence CGACCAGGGGGCGTTGCTCCAGGTGCGCCGACAGCTGCGGGCGCTGCGGCTTCAGGCGGGACTGGAAGCAGTTGCGGGTCCGGGCGTGGTGGTCGAGATGCGCGACAGCCTGCGGCCGCTGCAGCCGGGAGACGACCCCAACCTTACGATCATCCACTATACGGACATACACGCGGTCGTCGCCGCGCTGTGGGCCGCCGGCGCCGAGGCCGTGGCGTTGAACGGCGAACGCATCGTCGCCAGCACGGGCCTGAGCTGTGTGGGCACGACCATCCTGTGCAACGCGAAACGCATCGCTCCTCCGTACGTCGTCACGGCGATCGGCGACCCGGGAAAACTCTACGAGGCCCTGACGGGCCCCGGCAGCCCCGTGCGTCTGCTGCGGGCCTTCGACTTCCCGGTCCAGGTCACACGGGCGCGGCGGCTGGTGGTGCCTGCGTACCGCGGCGGCTTCCGCTTCTCGCACGTCAGACCCGATACGAGCGACTGACTTCCTGCCGGGGGTGTCGTCATGTGGCTACCTCTCGTCGGCCTGATCGCAGGTGTTCTGCTCGGGCTCCTCGTGGGCATCGAGATTCCGCTGGGCTTCGTCAAGTACACGGCCATCGCCGTGCTCGCGGCCCTGGACACGATCCTCGGTGGGGTGCGGGCACAGCTGGAGAAGCGGTTCGATCTGATGGTGTTCACAAGCGGATTCCTCGTGAACACCTCGTTCGCCGCGCTGCTGACCGCGATCGGGGACCTGCTCGGGGTGGACATCTACCTGGGGGCGGTGATCGTGTTCAGCATGCGGATCTTCGACAACGTGAGCTACGTCCGCCGGGACCTGCTGCGCCCGTACACGCGTGAGGGTGGGGCGGCAGCGCAGACTGCGGTGGACGGCTGATCTACGGGCGTCCCGTTTCACGGGTGGCCAACGGCAGGAGGAGGATTCCGATGGCGGTGCGTGTGGGCATCAACGGCTTTGGAAGGATCGGACGGCAGGCGCTGAAGGCGATGCGTGAGCGCGCCCGGGGCGTCGTGCAGGTCGTGGCGGTTAACGATCTGGTCGACGCCGAGATGAACGCGCACCTGTTCAAGTACGACACCAACTACGGGATGTATCCGGGCAGCGTGGAGGTGCGCGACGGGGCCATCGTCATCGACGGAGACGAGATCCGGGTGTTCGCCCAGCGCGACCCGGCAGCCGTCCCGTGGCGCGACGTGGGCGTGGAACTCGTCGTGGAGTCGACCGGACTGTTCACCGACGCGAACCGGGCGCGGGGGCACATCGAGGCCGGAGCGAAGAGGGTCATCATCTCCGCGCCGGCCAAGAACGAGGATCTGACGATCGTGCTGGGCGTCAACGAGGACCGGTACGATCCCAGCCGCCACCGCATCGTCTCGAACGCGTCCTGCACGACGAACGGGCTCGCGCCGGTGGCGCGCGTGCTGTACGAGGAGTTCGGGATCGACAAGGGCGTGCTGACGACCGTCCACGCCTACACGAACACGCAGCGGCTTCTGGACCTGGCGGCGGCGGACCCGCGTGATGCGCGCGCCGCCCCGATGAACATCGTCCCGTCGGAGACGGGCGCGGCCAAGGCCGTAGGGCTGGTGATCCCGGAGCTGCAGGGCAAGTTCACGGGGATGGCCTTCCGGGTTCCCGTGTCCACCGTCTCGGTGATCGACTTCACGGCGGTGACCCGGCGGGACGTCGACAAGGCGACGGTGAATGAGACGATGAAGCGCTGGTCCGAGGAGAAGTTGCGAGGGATCCTCGCGTACACCGAGGAGCCGCTGGTGAGCAGCGACCTGAAGGGGAACGAACACTCGTCGATCTTCAGCGCGATGGACACGCTGGTCGTGGGCGGCAACCTGGTCAAGGTGATCGCGTGGTACGACAACGAGTGGGGGTACGCATGTCGGGTGGCGGACCTGGCACGATACATGGCGGAGAGAGGGGTGTAGCGGCCGCCCCCCTGCGCCTGGCAGCATTTGTGCAACGGAGATGACGAAGAAGACCGTCCGGGACGTAGACGTCCGCGGCAGGCGGGTCCTGGTGCGGGTGGATTTCAACGTTCCGCTGGACGACAGAGGAACGATCACCGACGACCGCCGGATCCGCGAAGCGCTGCCGACGATTCGCCACCTGCTCGATGCAGGCGCTGCGGTCATCCTCATGTCGCACCTGGGGCGTCCGAAGGGCAAGGTGGTCGAGTCGTTGCGGCTGCGCCCGGTGGGCCGTCGCCTCGCCGAGCTGCTGGGGCGGTCCGTGGCGACGCTGGGCGACTGCGTCGGCGAGGAGGTCGAGGGTGCCGTCGCCCGCATGGAGCCCGGGGACGTCGTGCTGCTGGAGAACCTCCGGTTCCATCCCGAAGAGGAGGCGAACGACCCAAAGTTCGCTGCACGCCTCGCACGGTTGGGCGACCTGTACGTCAACGATGCGTTCGGGACCGCCCACCGGGCCCACGCGTCGACGGTCGGGGTCGCGCGGTACCTCCCCGCGGTCGCCGGGCTGCTGATGGACAAGGAGATTCGTTTCCTCAGCCGCGTACTCGAAAGCCCCGACCGTCCGCTCGTGGCCGTCCTGGGGGGCAAGAAGGTGTCTGACAAGATCGGGGTCGTGCGTAACCTCCTGACGCTGGCCGATAGCGTCCTGATCGGAGGTGGGATGGCCTACACGTTCTTGCGGGCGCAGGGGCACAGGGTGGGCGCCTCGCTCCTGGAGGAAGACAGAGTCGCGCTGGCGGCGGAGTTGCTGGAGCAAGCGCAACGCTCGGGCGTCGAGCTGCTGCTGCCCTCCGACGTCGTGGTGGCCGACCGGTTGGCCCCCGAGGCGCGGACCCAGGTCGTCTCCGCCGACGCCATCCCGGACGGGTGGATCGGCCTGGACATCGGCCCGCAGACCGCGCGCCGCTTCGCGCAGATCGTTCGGGGCGCCGGCCTGGTCGTCTGGAATGGACCCATGGGTGTCTTCGAAATGCAGCCGTTCGCAGCCGGCACGCGCGCGATCGCCGAGGCGGTGGCGGAGTGCGGGGGAACCGTGATCGTCGGCGGGGGGGACTCCGCGGCGGCACTCGAGCAGTTCGGCCTCGCCGATCGGGTGGACCACATCAGCACCGGTGGCGGGGCCTCCCTGGAGTTTCTCGAGGGCAGGCAGCTGCCCGGGATCGCCGTCCTGCAAGACGACGACGCCCCACCGGACGACGGGGAGTAGCGGATGCGGGCGCGCCTACCCCTCATCGCCGCGAACTGGAAGATGCACAAGACTGCCGGCGAGGCGCACGCCTTCTGCGATGTCGCGCTCCCGCGGTTGCTCGCGCTGACCGACGACGTGGAGGTGGCGCTGTGCCCCCCGTTCACGGCCCTGCACGCGGTCGCAGAGCGCGTTCGGGCGACACCGGTCCGCCTGGGGGCGCAGGACCTCCACTGGGAGCGGGCGGGTGCGTTCACAGGGGAGGTGTCCGGTCCGATGCTCGTCGCCGCCGGCTGCACGTACGTGATCGTGGGGCACTCGGAGCGGCGCGAGCTGTTCGCAGAGACCGACGATCGGGTGCGGCGGAAGGTGAGGGCGGCCTTCGACGCGGGGCTGGTGCCCATCCTGTGCGTCGGCGAGACGCTTCGGGAGCGCCAGGACCGCCTCACCGAGGAGCGGATCGCCGCACAGCTGGCCGAGGGAACCGCGTCCATCACGTCCGAGGAGGCCGCACGGTTGGTCATCGCCTACGAGCCGGTCTGGGCGATCGGCACCGGCCGTGCCGCCACCCCCGAAGACGCGCGCCGCGTCATCGGATGGATCCGGGACGTGATGCGCCAGCGCTTCGGCCCGTCGGCGGACCGGATGCGCATCCAGTACGGGGGCAGCGTCAATCCGGACAACGCCGCCGGCTTCCTGCAGCACCCGGAGATCGACGGGTCGCTGGTCGGCGGCGCGAGCCTGGACCCGGAGGCGTTCGTCCGGATCGTCGAGGCGGCGTTGCCCGCGAGGGTGTAGCATCCAGTTGCAGGTCGGCTGCACTTCAGGGGGTTTGCCGACGGGGTGGCCGTCTGTTAGCATGGCGGAGGTTGTTGACGCCAAACGAGGTGGGACTTTGGACAGGGCGCTTCTGATCGTGCACTTCGTGCTGGCGGCCACGCTGATCGGGCTGGTCATCCTCCAGGGACCCAAGGGCGAAGGCCTGGGAGCCATCGGCGGCAGCGCGCGGCTGTTCCACGGCCCTCGGCCCCGCGAGACGTTTTTCACGCGCACGACGGCCATCTTCTCGGTGCTCTTCGCGCTCAGCGCCATGTACCTGGCCTTCGTTCCCCGCTGATCGAGACATCTCGGACCGTCTGTGGTGCGTGGTCGGTTGGCTCGCTATAATCCAAAGGCGGAGGTTCGACGAAGACGTGGTCGGCCTCCACGTTGTGCCCGGATGGCGGAATTGGCAGACGCGCACGTTTGAGGGGCGTGTGGGGAAACCCGTGGGAGTTCGAATCTCCCTCCGGGCACCAACCTTGCGGGGCCGACCCGGCCGACACCCCGCAGGCGGACATCCTGGTCCGCTTCCGATCTCCGGCTAGTCCGACGGGTATGGCAGGCCTAGGGCTTCGGGCTTCGCCAAGCCCCACCGCGTGCGAAACCACGGTGTGGAGATGATCGTCAGGATCAAAATCGTCGTCACGAAGGGGACCGCGCGCCAGACGTAGCGGGAGAAGACGCCGGGCAGGACGAGTTCGGGACTCAGCGACAGCTGCCACATCGTGCCGAACAGAACTGACCCCACGAGCAGGATCCACGGGTTCCACATCGCAAAGAACACCAGGGCGAGGCTCACGAACCCCCATCCGCCGAGGAAGTTGTAGTTCCACACCGGGTTGTACGACAGCGTGTAGGCGGCTCCCGCCAGTCCACCCAGGGCGCCCCCGACGAGCGTGCACCCGTAGCGGGTGAGCGCGACGTTGATCCCCGAAGCGGCCGCGGCGGCGGGGTTTTCCCCCACGGATCGGATGGCGAGCCCAAGACCCGTTCGGAACAGTACGAACCAGGCGACGCAGACCAGCGCCACCGCCAGGTACGGGAACGGCGAAAGCCCCCCGATCGTGGAGATGCGCTCCATGCCCAACGGTCCGGTGTAGGGGTTGCCGATGTACGTGGTGAGGCCGAAGCTCAAAATCCAAAGGCCCATCCCGCTCACGACCTGGTCGCCGCGCAACGTTACGGAGACGAAGGCATGCACCAGCCCCAGCAGCGCTCCGACCGCGACCCCGGCGGCCAGTCCGAGCCCGTGGTCGCCCGCAGTCTGGGCGACGATGAACCCCAGCGTGCCGCCGAACAGCATCACGCCCTCCAGGCCGACGTTCAGCACACCGGATCGCTGGTTGGTCGTCTCGCCCAGGGCCGCCAGCAGGAAGATCGCCGACGCTTCCAGGCTGCGCAGAAGCAGTTCCGACATGCCTCGCTCCTCACGCGTGCTCGGCGGTCGACTCCGCAAGCGCCGGGGCGGCCTGCGCCCGCGGGCGCAGCCGGAGCCGGTCGAGGAAGTGAGACGCCACGAACGTCACCATGAGCAGCCCCAGCATCGCGTAGTCGACGCCGAACGGCAGGTGCAGCGCGCCCTGGGCGAAGCGGCCGCCCAGCGACAGCCCGGCGAACAGCACCGCGACCGGGACCGCGCCCAGCGCGCTGCCGCGGGCGATCAACGCGCAGATGATGCCGTAGAAAGCCAGGTCGCCGTAGTAACCGTAGTTGGTGGGGATCTTGTACAGACCGGGCACGGCCGCGAAGTAGTGGTAGCCGGCGAGCCCGGCGAAGGCGCCTCCGGTCGCGAACACCCAGACGGAGACGCGCAGCGGGCTGATCCCCCCGTACCGGGCGGCGGGAGGGCTGTGGCCGAAGGCCCGGACCCTGTAACCGGCGGCTGTCCGGGCGAACAGCCAGTCCAGCACGGCCGCGCCGGCCAGCGCGACCAGCGCGGTGATCGGCACACCGGCCATCAGGGGTGCGCGCAGCGTCTCGGGCAAAGCGAAGCTCTCGCCCTCCGCCGTGGCGCTCATGAAGGGGCCGCCCTCCTTGATGAAATCGGAAACCAGCCAGAAAAGGATCGAGTTCAGCATCATCGTCACGAGGATCTCGTTCACCTGGAGGCGGGCACGCAGCACGCCGGTGAGGGCGGCCAGTGCGGCTCCGGCGGCGGCCGCCGCGACAACCATCAGGACGACGTATCCGGTGCCGGGTGTGAAGGTGGACGCCGGGTCATGGACTCCCAGCGCGAACGGCACCGCGAAGGCCCCCAAACTGCCGGCGAAGACCTGCCCGGGCAGACCGATGTTCCACAGCCCGCCGCGCAGCGGGATCAAGAAGGCGAACGTGCACAGGACGAGGTAGATCGCCCGGTGAAGGGTGGCCACGAATCCATGCAAGTTGGCGAACGCATACGAGAAGATCATGCGGTACGCGGCGAGGACGCCGCCTTCAGCCGGCAAAAACAAAAGAGCCGACAGCGCCAGTGCCAGCAGGATGGCAGCCGCGGGGCCCACCAGAGCCCGCGTGATGCCGCGTGCTGTCCCTTCCACTAGACCGCCTCCGCCGGCTGCAGGCCGGCCATCATCGCACCGACGGTCTGCGGCGTCACCTGGTCCCGCGGGAGTACGGCGACGAAGCGCCCCTCGTACATGGGCGCAACACGGTCGGCCACGGAGAGGATCTCGTCGAGGTCTTCGGAGATCAGCAGAACCGCGGCGCCCCGCGCTCGGGCTTCGAGGAGCTTGGCGCGCACGAATGCGGCGGCCTCCACATCCAGACCCTGCGTGGGCAGGTGCGCTACGATGCACCGCGGCTCGCGCGACAGCACGCGGCCGAGGATCAGTTTCTGGAGGTTCCCGCCGGACAGGTGCTGCGCGCGGACTTTCGTGTGCGGCGCACGGATGTCGAACGTCGACATGATCCGCGCCGTCAGTTGTTCCAGCACCGTCGGGTCGAGCAGGCCGCGGCGGCAGACCCTGCCGTCAAAGTGATAGTTGAGCGCGGTGTTCTCCACCAGCGAGAAGGCTCCGACGGAGCCCACGGTCGACCGCTCGGCCGGGACGTAACCCATGCCGATCCGCCAGCGGTCCAAGGGCCCAAGACCCGTGATGTCGCGACCGGCGAAGACCACCTTCCCCGAGGCAACGGGCCGCAGTCCGGCGAGGACCTGGGCCAGTTCATCCTGTCCGTTGCCGGTCACACCGGCGACGCCGAGGATCTCGCCCTCGCGCAGGTCGAAGGACATCCCGCGGATCGCGAGCGTCCCTCGGTCGCCGTACGCGGAGAGATCCTCCACTGACAGGAGCACGCGGTCCCCGGGGGCCTGCGGATGCGCATCCCGCGCCGGCACGTCATGTCCGATCATGTGGACGACCAGGTCGTGTTCGGTCGCATCCGCGGTGCGCAGGCGTGCGACCACCCTGCCCGCCCGCAGGACGGTGATGGAGTCGGCGGCGCGCATGACGATCGGCAGCTTGTGGGTCACGAGCAGGACCGTCACACCGTGCTCACGCACCAAGACATCGAGTGCGGCAAGCAACGTCTCCACCTCGGGGGGCGTGAGCGTAGCCGTCGGTTCATCGAGGATCAGAATCGCTGCCTGGCGGTACAGCGCCTTGAGGATCTCCACCCACTGCTTTTCTCCCTCGGAGAGCTGCCAGATCTTGGCGTCCAGATCGACGCGGAGTCGGTAGCGCGCGCACAGCGCTTCCACCTCCCGCCGCACGGATCGCAGGTCCAGCAGCCCCCGCGCGCGGGGATGCCCGAGCACGATGTTCTCCAGCACGTTGTGGGCGGTGACGAGGCGGCGGGTCTGGTGCACCATGCCGATCCCGGCGTCCAGCGCATCGTGGGCCGACCGGAAGTGCACCCTCCTGCCTCGCAGGTAGATCTCGCCTCCGTCCGGCTCCACCAGACCGAACAGGACGTTCATCAACGTCGTCTTGCCCGCTCCGTTCTGTCCGAGGACGGCGTGCACCTCACCGGCACGGACCTCCAGATCGACGCGGTCGAGGGCGAGCACGCCGGGAAAGCGCTTCACAATCCCTCGCGCCGCGAGGATCACGTCGGGCGGGGAACCGTCAGGCGTCGGCTGCGGCATTGCGGACGCGGTGCCCTGCGGGCGCAAACGTGCGGCGAGGACAGCCCTGCGTGTCCGGGGCTGTCCCCGCCCGCCGCGCTGCCGTCCTCGCGGGACGGGCTCACCTCAAGATGGTAATGCCGTTCAGATCGAAGTTGAACTGCGACAGCAGCCACTCGTCGGTCGGCATCACACCGGCTCTCTTCACGACAGTGCCCTTGGGAGGGATCGGGGTGCCGCGCAGGGCCAGTCCCGTGCCGTTGCTCACGAGCGCGTGTGCCTGGAACGGGTCCCACTCACCGCGCATCATCTGCTGGCGCCGCTGCGTCACGAGCCGGAGGATCGAGGCCGGGATCATCGGACGGGCTCTGGGGCTGATCGCGTCGACGCCGACCCGCCGGTTGTTCATGATGTCCACGGCGGAGACGACCGTCCCGTCCGCTAGCGTCATCGTGTCCCGCATGCCCAGATACAACAGGTTGCGCGGGTTGCGGTTGCCCGCCAGGTAGTCCCGGACCATTCGGTCGTAGATCACTTCCCAACGCGTGTCGAACGAGACCGCGACCGTGTTGGTGTCGGACCACCCGTAGAAACCCACGATGTCCATGTCCTTGCCGACGAACCAGATCCGCCGCTCCTGGGCGACGTCCAGCGGCGATCCGGAGTCGGTCTGCTGGGTGAGCACGTCCACGCGCTGCTGGCTGACCAGCGCCCGCGCCACGTCGCGCTCCTCGGTCGGCTTGTACCAGTCGCCGACGTACTTCACGTAGACGTTGATGCGTTTGTTCAGGGTGCGGGCGGCGTCCTGCACGCCCAGGAAGAAACCGGCAGTGCGGCGGATGACCTGGATGTTCGGGAAGGCCGATACGATACCGATGTTGCCGGTACGGGTGAGCGCGCCCGCGATCAGGCCCTCGAGGTACAGCGCCTGATACTGGCGGGGGAAGTAGCGGATGAAGTTGCGCTTGCGGCTGACGTCGCTGGCCACCACCGAGCCGAAGTAGACGTTGGGGTACCGGTCCGCGATCTCTCCCAGCGGCAGCCCCATGAACTCAGCGTTGCCCACCACGATGCCAGCACCCTGGCGGATGAGTGCCTCCGCGAAGGGCACCGTCGAGTCGGGAGCCACCTCCTCACGGTACACGTACCGCACGTTGGGGTACTTCTGTGCGATCCTCTGCCCGGCGCGGTGGTGGGCGCCGGACCACGTGGTGCCGCGGATCACGCTGAAGTGCAAGATCGCCAGCGTCGTCTGCTGCTGCGGGGCGGCGAGCGTGGAGGTGAACTGCGCGGATCCGACCAGGAGGCCGAGCACCACCAGGAGTGCAGCTCCCCGGAACCACGACGATCGGAGCGGACACGGCATGCGATCTTCCCCCCTCTGCGGCGGAATGTGATGCCTTGGGTTTCGCGCGGGGGGTGCGCGATTCCTCCGTCACGTGTCTTCCCGACGCTGGAAACCGCACGCCGCGGTCGGGGACGGCAGGGAGGGCCCATCCGGGCAGGGAAACAGTAGGCGACATGGTGGTCCGTGCAGTCCTGCGAAAGGGCAGCTACCACGACTCGGTGTCTTTGATGCAGGCCCAGCGCGCCCTCCGCGACCTGCCCGGCGTCGAGGAGGCGGGGATCGTGATGGGGACGCCCGCCAACCTGGAGATGCTGCGGGCCGCTAGCCTGGACGCGCCGGAGCTGGCTCGGGCGGGACCCGACGACTTGGTCGTGGTGGTGCGCGCGCACACCGAGGCGGCGGCCCTCGACGCGTTAGGCCGGATCGACGCGCTGCTGACCCGCCGCCCCTCGGCGGGCGGTGAGGAGTACCTGCCCAAGAGCATCCGGACGGCGCGGGCGACCCTCGAGGGCGCCAACCTGGCGCTCGTGTCGGTGCCCGGCCGGTTCGCCGCCCCGGTCGCGGAGGAGGCGCTGCGCGAGGGGCTGCACGTCATGGTGTTCAGTGACAACGTGCCGGTCGACGACGAGGTGCGGCTGAAGGCGCTGGCTGCCCAGCGCGGGTTGTTGGTGATGGGGCCGGACTGTGGGACGGCGCTCATAGGGGGCGTCGGCCTGGGGTTCGCCAACGCCGTTCGGCGCGGACCGGTGGGGATCGTCGCCGCTTCGGGAACGGGGCTGCAGGAGGTCAGCTCGTTGCTGCACCGGTGGGGCAGCGGTGTCTCGCATGCCCTCGGCACCGGCGGACGAGACCTGTCTGATCGCGTCGGCGGCGCCGCGTTCGAGGCGGGGTTGGCGGCGCTCGCTGCGGACGAGCGGACGCGCGTCATCGTCCTGCTGTCGAAGCCGCCGTCCGCCGAGGTGGCCGGGCGTGTGCTGGCAATGGCCGCCGGATGCGGGAAACCGGTCGTCGTCAACTTCCTCGGCGCCGCCGGACGTCCTCCGGTCGGAGACGTACACTTTGCGACCACGCTGCACGACGCCGCGGCGATGGCCGCCGCGCTTGGCGGGGTTCGTGTGCCGGAGCCGGAGGAGTCGGCGCTGCCGGCGCTGGAGGCGTTCCGCTCGGCGCCGGGTGCGCGGTGGATCCGCGGTCTGTACAGCGGCGGGACCCTTTGTGCCGAAGCGCAGGTGGTGGTGCGCGACCACGTAGGTCCGGTGTGGTCCAATGCGCCCTTGGAGCTCCAGTGGCGTCTGGACGACCCGCTGCGCAGCCGGGAGCACACGGTCGTCGACTTGGGCGCAGACGAGTTCACCGTAGGGCGGCTGCACCCCATGCTCGACCCGGAGGTGCGCAACAGACGGATCGTCGAGGAGGCGGCCGACCCCGAGGTGGCAGTCGTGCTGCTGGACGTCGTGCTCGGATACGGCGCGCACCCCGACCCCGCGGGCGAAGTCGCCTCGGCGGTGG encodes:
- a CDS encoding DUF881 domain-containing protein, which gives rise to MRRLPFTRLQIVLTAVLLAAGFLVAWQLRIENLVRRELRISSQRLEELAFLLEEQARYRERLEAEIASLRDQLAAYEDAAARDQGALLQVRRQLRALRLQAGLEAVAGPGVVVEMRDSLRPLQPGDDPNLTIIHYTDIHAVVAALWAAGAEAVALNGERIVASTGLSCVGTTILCNAKRIAPPYVVTAIGDPGKLYEALTGPGSPVRLLRAFDFPVQVTRARRLVVPAYRGGFRFSHVRPDTSD
- a CDS encoding small basic family protein, with the protein product MWLPLVGLIAGVLLGLLVGIEIPLGFVKYTAIAVLAALDTILGGVRAQLEKRFDLMVFTSGFLVNTSFAALLTAIGDLLGVDIYLGAVIVFSMRIFDNVSYVRRDLLRPYTREGGAAAQTAVDG
- the gap gene encoding type I glyceraldehyde-3-phosphate dehydrogenase, whose protein sequence is MAVRVGINGFGRIGRQALKAMRERARGVVQVVAVNDLVDAEMNAHLFKYDTNYGMYPGSVEVRDGAIVIDGDEIRVFAQRDPAAVPWRDVGVELVVESTGLFTDANRARGHIEAGAKRVIISAPAKNEDLTIVLGVNEDRYDPSRHRIVSNASCTTNGLAPVARVLYEEFGIDKGVLTTVHAYTNTQRLLDLAAADPRDARAAPMNIVPSETGAAKAVGLVIPELQGKFTGMAFRVPVSTVSVIDFTAVTRRDVDKATVNETMKRWSEEKLRGILAYTEEPLVSSDLKGNEHSSIFSAMDTLVVGGNLVKVIAWYDNEWGYACRVADLARYMAERGV
- a CDS encoding phosphoglycerate kinase; its protein translation is MTKKTVRDVDVRGRRVLVRVDFNVPLDDRGTITDDRRIREALPTIRHLLDAGAAVILMSHLGRPKGKVVESLRLRPVGRRLAELLGRSVATLGDCVGEEVEGAVARMEPGDVVLLENLRFHPEEEANDPKFAARLARLGDLYVNDAFGTAHRAHASTVGVARYLPAVAGLLMDKEIRFLSRVLESPDRPLVAVLGGKKVSDKIGVVRNLLTLADSVLIGGGMAYTFLRAQGHRVGASLLEEDRVALAAELLEQAQRSGVELLLPSDVVVADRLAPEARTQVVSADAIPDGWIGLDIGPQTARRFAQIVRGAGLVVWNGPMGVFEMQPFAAGTRAIAEAVAECGGTVIVGGGDSAAALEQFGLADRVDHISTGGGASLEFLEGRQLPGIAVLQDDDAPPDDGE
- the tpiA gene encoding triose-phosphate isomerase, whose product is MRARLPLIAANWKMHKTAGEAHAFCDVALPRLLALTDDVEVALCPPFTALHAVAERVRATPVRLGAQDLHWERAGAFTGEVSGPMLVAAGCTYVIVGHSERRELFAETDDRVRRKVRAAFDAGLVPILCVGETLRERQDRLTEERIAAQLAEGTASITSEEAARLVIAYEPVWAIGTGRAATPEDARRVIGWIRDVMRQRFGPSADRMRIQYGGSVNPDNAAGFLQHPEIDGSLVGGASLDPEAFVRIVEAALPARV
- the secG gene encoding preprotein translocase subunit SecG, with amino-acid sequence MDRALLIVHFVLAATLIGLVILQGPKGEGLGAIGGSARLFHGPRPRETFFTRTTAIFSVLFALSAMYLAFVPR
- a CDS encoding ABC transporter permease, with translation MSELLLRSLEASAIFLLAALGETTNQRSGVLNVGLEGVMLFGGTLGFIVAQTAGDHGLGLAAGVAVGALLGLVHAFVSVTLRGDQVVSGMGLWILSFGLTTYIGNPYTGPLGMERISTIGGLSPFPYLAVALVCVAWFVLFRTGLGLAIRSVGENPAAAAASGINVALTRYGCTLVGGALGGLAGAAYTLSYNPVWNYNFLGGWGFVSLALVFFAMWNPWILLVGSVLFGTMWQLSLSPELVLPGVFSRYVWRAVPFVTTILILTIISTPWFRTRWGLAKPEALGLPYPSD
- a CDS encoding ABC transporter permease, translated to MEGTARGITRALVGPAAAILLALALSALLFLPAEGGVLAAYRMIFSYAFANLHGFVATLHRAIYLVLCTFAFLIPLRGGLWNIGLPGQVFAGSLGAFAVPFALGVHDPASTFTPGTGYVVLMVVAAAAAGAALAALTGVLRARLQVNEILVTMMLNSILFWLVSDFIKEGGPFMSATAEGESFALPETLRAPLMAGVPITALVALAGAAVLDWLFARTAAGYRVRAFGHSPPAARYGGISPLRVSVWVFATGGAFAGLAGYHYFAAVPGLYKIPTNYGYYGDLAFYGIICALIARGSALGAVPVAVLFAGLSLGGRFAQGALHLPFGVDYAMLGLLMVTFVASHFLDRLRLRPRAQAAPALAESTAEHA
- a CDS encoding ABC transporter ATP-binding protein, yielding MKRFPGVLALDRVDLEVRAGEVHAVLGQNGAGKTTLMNVLFGLVEPDGGEIYLRGRRVHFRSAHDALDAGIGMVHQTRRLVTAHNVLENIVLGHPRARGLLDLRSVRREVEALCARYRLRVDLDAKIWQLSEGEKQWVEILKALYRQAAILILDEPTATLTPPEVETLLAALDVLVREHGVTVLLVTHKLPIVMRAADSITVLRAGRVVARLRTADATEHDLVVHMIGHDVPARDAHPQAPGDRVLLSVEDLSAYGDRGTLAIRGMSFDLREGEILGVAGVTGNGQDELAQVLAGLRPVASGKVVFAGRDITGLGPLDRWRIGMGYVPAERSTVGSVGAFSLVENTALNYHFDGRVCRRGLLDPTVLEQLTARIMSTFDIRAPHTKVRAQHLSGGNLQKLILGRVLSREPRCIVAHLPTQGLDVEAAAFVRAKLLEARARGAAVLLISEDLDEILSVADRVAPMYEGRFVAVLPRDQVTPQTVGAMMAGLQPAEAV
- a CDS encoding BMP family ABC transporter substrate-binding protein, with product MPCPLRSSWFRGAALLVVLGLLVGSAQFTSTLAAPQQQTTLAILHFSVIRGTTWSGAHHRAGQRIAQKYPNVRYVYREEVAPDSTVPFAEALIRQGAGIVVGNAEFMGLPLGEIADRYPNVYFGSVVASDVSRKRNFIRYFPRQYQALYLEGLIAGALTRTGNIGIVSAFPNIQVIRRTAGFFLGVQDAARTLNKRINVYVKYVGDWYKPTEERDVARALVSQQRVDVLTQQTDSGSPLDVAQERRIWFVGKDMDIVGFYGWSDTNTVAVSFDTRWEVIYDRMVRDYLAGNRNPRNLLYLGMRDTMTLADGTVVSAVDIMNNRRVGVDAISPRARPMIPASILRLVTQRRQQMMRGEWDPFQAHALVSNGTGLALRGTPIPPKGTVVKRAGVMPTDEWLLSQFNFDLNGITILR
- the fdrA gene encoding acyl-CoA synthetase FdrA, which encodes MVVRAVLRKGSYHDSVSLMQAQRALRDLPGVEEAGIVMGTPANLEMLRAASLDAPELARAGPDDLVVVVRAHTEAAALDALGRIDALLTRRPSAGGEEYLPKSIRTARATLEGANLALVSVPGRFAAPVAEEALREGLHVMVFSDNVPVDDEVRLKALAAQRGLLVMGPDCGTALIGGVGLGFANAVRRGPVGIVAASGTGLQEVSSLLHRWGSGVSHALGTGGRDLSDRVGGAAFEAGLAALAADERTRVIVLLSKPPSAEVAGRVLAMAAGCGKPVVVNFLGAAGRPPVGDVHFATTLHDAAAMAAALGGVRVPEPEESALPALEAFRSAPGARWIRGLYSGGTLCAEAQVVVRDHVGPVWSNAPLELQWRLDDPLRSREHTVVDLGADEFTVGRLHPMLDPEVRNRRIVEEAADPEVAVVLLDVVLGYGAHPDPAGEVASAVEEAQRKADRRVVFVASVCGTDADPQGHTAQITVLREAGVHVEETNARAARFAGRVAEAVGARTGDAPPLAALHATQGSATVPRVSDAIQRLLRDGPRVVNVGLALFEQSLRAQGTPVVSVDWRPPAGGDAEMMNLLAKLGG